A genomic window from Cytobacillus suaedae includes:
- a CDS encoding helix-turn-helix transcriptional regulator, protein MVKVDMELKIKFLHGFAHKVRVQILECIKQEEKTVSQIVTDLNVSQSSISQHLACLKGCGLIVGRQEGKYIYYSLRNQQVRELLSMFDVVLEDVQNDIACCENHLD, encoded by the coding sequence ATGGTGAAAGTTGATATGGAGTTGAAAATAAAGTTTTTACACGGCTTTGCACATAAAGTCAGAGTACAGATCCTTGAGTGTATTAAACAAGAAGAAAAAACGGTGTCTCAGATTGTTACAGATTTAAATGTAAGTCAGTCTAGTATCTCTCAGCATTTAGCATGTTTAAAAGGCTGCGGGCTTATCGTCGGAAGACAGGAAGGTAAATACATTTATTACAGCCTAAGAAATCAACAAGTAAGAGAATTGTTAAGCATGTTCGATGTTGTTCTAGAAGACGTTCAAAATGATATTGCTTGTTGTGAAAATCATTTGGATTAA
- a CDS encoding competence protein ComK, with protein MKIKENYLIGETTLALLPFAHETLQTMIIDLNGVFYCSRKPFQVVDDSCQDGGASYDGRRKAIKRYTGITQKVPAPIKTHDYIYAVPTHSPEQYECIWIIAHNFIDAYPAKNGEKTIIKFKNDSSIEVPNVSSSIIFKQLTRTCFVAARFSPSNRFSFWINSTDGRITRSLPGHTPPVNLILEEKEEEKEKEEIHN; from the coding sequence ATGAAAATCAAAGAAAATTACCTAATCGGAGAAACAACACTTGCCTTATTACCGTTTGCTCATGAAACATTGCAAACAATGATTATTGATTTAAATGGGGTATTTTATTGTTCAAGAAAACCATTTCAGGTGGTGGACGATAGTTGCCAGGATGGGGGAGCATCGTATGATGGTAGACGAAAAGCAATTAAGCGATATACTGGTATTACTCAAAAAGTTCCTGCACCGATTAAAACACACGATTACATCTATGCGGTTCCGACACATTCACCAGAGCAATATGAATGTATTTGGATAATTGCTCATAACTTTATTGATGCTTATCCAGCCAAAAATGGTGAAAAAACAATCATTAAATTTAAGAATGATAGTTCTATTGAAGTTCCTAATGTGTCTTCTTCTATCATATTTAAACAGTTAACGAGAACGTGCTTTGTTGCAGCAAGATTTTCTCCATCGAATCGATTTTCATTTTGGATTAACTCTACAGATGGAAGAATTACACGCTCTCTTCCCGGACATACACCACCTGTAAACTTGATACTAGAAGAAAAAGAAGAAGAAAAAGAAAAAGAAGAGATCCACAATTAA
- a CDS encoding proton-conducting membrane transporter, whose amino-acid sequence MEAAVWVIILPLLTAFFLGIFKYYFKKVFFPLVTCSAIIYLILLLLVIYTSHPPKVYSVGGWGLLGINLLVDPFSTMFLLMIAILFLPVVIFSLKYIQIIHQHTYFIFTYLMIAGIAGMVLTADLFNLYVFLEVCSLSSIALTMLKNTDKGIEGTFKYLVMSTLGSFFILLATILTYYLTGTLNMAEISLAFNDIPFKIKSILMALFVFGYSIKIGLVPLHAWLPDAYEDSPIPYNVLSSGLVMKSAVYALIRVLYIMFGIEFLNDSGMLTIGVFWGVMTFLIAHFLAYQQSNLIRLLAYSSIAQIAYITIGLFVGSEAGLIAGSFHILNHAIMKGTLFLVAGIFSYSVSAVDIKDIKGLGYRFPLLSFIFVVASFAIVGLPPFNGFMSKWLIVEAALEAGFVYAAFSILVGTFLSLTYYLKVIVTLYTKTDKEIVIEEPGLSLKLPTIFMGSLCILFGIVPSLPLHLINRIPNYLLDNEEYIRILLGG is encoded by the coding sequence ATGGAAGCTGCTGTCTGGGTTATCATCTTACCTTTATTAACCGCATTTTTTCTTGGCATTTTTAAGTATTATTTTAAAAAGGTTTTTTTCCCGCTGGTAACCTGTAGTGCAATCATTTATCTTATTTTATTACTTTTAGTTATTTATACTAGTCATCCCCCAAAAGTATACAGTGTTGGTGGTTGGGGGCTGTTAGGAATAAATTTACTGGTAGATCCTTTTTCTACCATGTTTTTGTTAATGATCGCAATATTATTTTTACCTGTAGTTATTTTTTCCTTGAAATATATACAAATCATTCATCAACATACCTATTTTATTTTTACCTATTTAATGATAGCCGGTATTGCAGGAATGGTTCTTACGGCTGATTTATTTAATCTGTATGTATTTTTGGAAGTGTGTTCTCTTAGTTCTATTGCTTTGACAATGCTTAAAAATACGGATAAAGGAATCGAAGGTACGTTTAAGTATTTGGTCATGTCTACACTAGGTAGCTTCTTTATTTTACTCGCTACAATCCTAACGTATTATTTAACTGGCACTCTAAATATGGCCGAGATCTCTCTAGCATTTAATGACATCCCTTTTAAAATAAAAAGTATACTAATGGCGTTATTTGTTTTTGGTTATAGCATTAAGATAGGGTTAGTTCCACTGCATGCTTGGCTACCAGATGCTTATGAAGATTCACCTATTCCTTATAATGTTTTATCGTCGGGATTAGTGATGAAATCGGCTGTATATGCATTAATAAGAGTATTATATATCATGTTTGGAATTGAGTTTCTAAATGATAGTGGAATGTTAACGATTGGCGTTTTCTGGGGAGTCATGACTTTTCTTATTGCTCATTTTCTGGCCTATCAACAATCAAATTTAATCCGGCTTCTTGCGTATTCTAGTATTGCCCAGATTGCGTATATCACGATCGGATTATTTGTAGGCAGTGAAGCAGGATTAATTGCTGGAAGTTTTCACATTCTCAATCATGCCATCATGAAAGGGACTTTATTTCTCGTTGCAGGCATTTTTTCTTATAGTGTAAGCGCTGTTGATATAAAAGATATTAAAGGGCTAGGTTATAGATTCCCCCTACTTTCATTTATTTTTGTCGTTGCTTCTTTTGCAATTGTGGGCCTGCCTCCCTTCAATGGATTTATGAGTAAATGGCTTATTGTTGAAGCAGCTCTAGAAGCTGGCTTTGTGTATGCTGCCTTTTCTATTCTGGTAGGAACGTTTTTATCTTTAACCTATTATTTAAAAGTAATTGTTACATTATATACAAAAACCGATAAAGAAATAGTAATAGAAGAACCAGGTTTATCTTTAAAATTACCGACAATATTCATGGGCAGTTTATGTATTCTGTTTGGTATAGTGCCTTCATTACCTTTACATCTAATTAATAGAATTCCGAATTACTTGCTAGATAATGAAGAGTACATAAGGATATTACTAGGAGGTTAA
- a CDS encoding sodium:proton antiporter, whose translation MSSRIYEMVKELYKIGLVGLLAMFLLLLFFEIHNLGNDGKRYLSEHYISEGVQETGATNLVASVLLDYRGLDTLGEATVILTAASILAFIVPVSIATMLGTKFTIIVDQTIKMILPFLAVLGAYLILFGHISPGGGFVGGVVLATIPILLTTTYGVEVSEYKFTPARTKLVESLGSIGFILLGLLGVLTGSQILSNGHANFGPGNTGELISAGLIPYLNGMIGIKVGAGLAIIFNSLIKEK comes from the coding sequence ATGAGTAGTAGAATATATGAAATGGTTAAAGAGCTCTATAAAATAGGCCTTGTTGGATTGTTGGCTATGTTCTTATTGTTATTATTTTTTGAAATACATAATCTTGGTAATGATGGTAAAAGATATTTATCTGAACACTATATATCTGAAGGGGTACAAGAAACCGGGGCGACAAATTTAGTTGCTTCCGTCCTACTTGATTACCGAGGTCTTGATACGTTGGGTGAAGCAACTGTGATCTTAACTGCGGCTTCTATTTTAGCTTTTATAGTTCCAGTAAGTATTGCAACAATGCTCGGTACTAAATTCACAATCATTGTTGATCAAACGATAAAAATGATACTCCCATTTTTAGCTGTTTTAGGAGCGTATTTAATATTATTTGGTCATATAAGTCCTGGTGGAGGTTTTGTTGGAGGAGTTGTTCTAGCTACCATTCCCATTCTGCTGACAACAACCTATGGTGTTGAAGTATCTGAATATAAATTCACACCTGCCAGAACAAAGTTAGTAGAATCCCTAGGATCGATAGGTTTTATTTTATTAGGATTACTGGGAGTATTGACTGGAAGCCAAATTCTTTCCAACGGACATGCCAATTTTGGTCCAGGAAATACTGGAGAATTGATTAGTGCGGGGTTAATACCTTATTTAAATGGAATGATTGGTATAAAAGTAGGAGCTGGTTTAGCGATCATTTTTAATAGCTTGATTAAGGAGAAATAA
- a CDS encoding cation:proton antiporter subunit C, with amino-acid sequence MEIPYIVVIILFCLGMYTILTQKNLIKMVIGFTISESSLILLLILVSYKPGGTSPILDKAYEIVVDPIPQALALTSIVIGGSVTAVMLALVIKLYKRYGTLNIDEIRKLRG; translated from the coding sequence GTGGAAATACCATATATTGTCGTAATCATTTTGTTCTGTCTAGGAATGTATACGATACTTACTCAAAAAAATCTAATTAAAATGGTGATAGGATTTACTATTTCGGAATCTTCTTTGATTTTATTATTAATACTCGTAAGTTATAAACCGGGTGGAACTTCTCCTATTCTAGACAAAGCTTATGAAATAGTAGTTGATCCTATCCCTCAGGCACTGGCCTTAACGTCAATTGTTATTGGGGGAAGTGTTACAGCTGTCATGCTAGCGTTGGTGATTAAGCTTTATAAAAGATATGGAACGTTAAACATTGATGAGATTAGAAAATTGAGAGGATAA
- a CDS encoding Type 1 glutamine amidotransferase-like domain-containing protein: MRLCFIGGGNPLAGELDDVLNYLSNYVGLESKILIVPFATDESRLDRWVNSAKKIFEDIGADHIRLLDYGLTNQEMQNEIKVHNVLYFTGGRPEKLMGSLRKKDLVQALKDFSGLLVGVSAGALAFCNDCIITKDEDYPETLIIKGLGLVDFSVEVHYDGTIDEELIPLSDQRDIYAIPNGGALFWDGEVITPVNNAFYFHRRNKDTIG; the protein is encoded by the coding sequence ATGAGACTTTGTTTTATTGGGGGAGGAAATCCTTTAGCTGGAGAACTTGATGATGTATTGAATTATTTAAGTAATTACGTTGGGTTAGAAAGTAAAATATTGATAGTTCCTTTTGCGACTGATGAATCCAGACTTGATAGATGGGTTAATTCTGCAAAAAAAATTTTTGAGGACATAGGTGCAGATCATATCAGACTTCTCGACTATGGACTTACAAATCAAGAGATGCAAAATGAAATTAAAGTACATAATGTTCTTTATTTTACCGGAGGAAGACCAGAAAAGCTTATGGGAAGTTTGAGAAAAAAGGACTTAGTTCAAGCCCTTAAAGATTTTTCAGGATTATTGGTAGGTGTAAGTGCAGGTGCATTAGCTTTCTGTAATGACTGTATTATTACAAAAGATGAGGATTATCCTGAAACATTGATAATAAAAGGTTTAGGCTTAGTAGATTTTAGTGTAGAAGTTCATTATGATGGAACGATTGATGAAGAGTTAATTCCTTTATCTGATCAAAGAGATATATATGCTATCCCAAATGGGGGTGCATTGTTTTGGGACGGTGAAGTAATTACGCCTGTTAATAATGCGTTTTATTTCCATAGAAGAAATAAAGATACTATAGGCTAA
- a CDS encoding CopD family protein: MGSFILHLIPSRLRPDILVPKQTVLLSILGIALLSFFPIVQLVLVIYKNIGLGTTLTSVIYTFEVGQAWLLTFFVANVLIIYVNLFDFKKKTIHAYVGLLVTIVLILSLGWASHASSLTEWSGFITHSVHFLAVSVWTGIFLVTSWFSRDNQNWLKFLHWFSPIAILCLLTIVGTGFYIMSLVVDVKDYTDSWMISYGQTLLIKHLLIIPLLVFAFINSYLIRKRMKLDTAFNPKPWAKVESIILLMIFSATAVLGQQSPPHDIETTLRTAGISKLFTVLYQDTIYVSMDVSLQLGIYSLLFSILSALFLVLTILMFVKKAPILLSFITSMLLLVNVYLALMLSVV; encoded by the coding sequence ATGGGGAGCTTTATTTTGCATCTCATTCCTAGTAGGTTACGTCCTGATATCCTAGTTCCAAAACAGACCGTACTACTTTCCATTTTAGGTATTGCCCTTTTATCATTCTTTCCTATTGTTCAACTAGTATTAGTAATCTATAAGAATATAGGATTAGGCACTACTCTTACATCTGTTATATATACGTTTGAGGTTGGACAAGCTTGGTTACTAACATTCTTTGTAGCTAATGTTTTAATTATATACGTAAATCTATTTGATTTTAAAAAGAAAACAATCCACGCATATGTAGGTCTACTAGTTACCATCGTTTTAATACTATCATTAGGTTGGGCTAGCCATGCTAGTTCTTTAACCGAATGGTCAGGCTTCATCACACATAGCGTTCATTTTCTTGCAGTGAGTGTATGGACGGGAATATTTCTGGTCACTAGTTGGTTTTCAAGAGACAATCAAAATTGGTTGAAGTTTTTACACTGGTTTTCACCTATTGCAATTTTATGCCTCCTTACTATTGTTGGTACAGGATTTTATATCATGAGCTTAGTAGTAGATGTTAAAGATTATACAGACTCTTGGATGATATCTTATGGACAAACGTTACTAATCAAACATTTACTTATTATTCCTTTACTAGTATTTGCTTTTATTAATAGTTACCTAATACGAAAGCGTATGAAATTGGATACAGCTTTTAACCCTAAACCTTGGGCAAAAGTTGAAAGTATCATCCTTTTAATGATTTTCTCGGCTACAGCTGTTCTGGGACAGCAATCCCCACCTCATGATATTGAGACAACACTTAGAACTGCAGGTATATCTAAATTATTCACTGTTCTCTATCAGGATACTATTTATGTTAGTATGGATGTTTCATTACAATTAGGGATATATAGTTTATTATTTAGTATATTGAGTGCATTGTTTCTAGTTCTAACTATACTAATGTTTGTAAAAAAAGCTCCTATTTTACTAAGTTTTATAACAAGTATGTTATTACTAGTAAATGTTTATTTAGCTTTAATGCTAAGTGTTGTATAG
- the queD gene encoding 6-carboxytetrahydropterin synthase QueD, which produces MSNDFFGFRVVEGLQKMDEDIKKSELQYHKKRVLVSKEFTFDAAHHLHCYEGKCKNLHGHTYKVVFGISGFVDEIGLVIDFGDIKEIWKKEIEIYLDHRYLNETLPKMNTTAENMVVWIYEKMMESLNKRSEEYNGVRVEIVRIYETPTSYAEVRREWMEIE; this is translated from the coding sequence ATGTCTAACGATTTCTTTGGTTTTCGAGTTGTAGAAGGTCTTCAAAAGATGGATGAGGATATAAAAAAGAGTGAACTACAATATCATAAAAAGCGCGTGTTAGTAAGTAAGGAGTTCACATTTGATGCGGCACATCACCTTCATTGTTATGAGGGGAAATGTAAGAATCTACATGGGCATACGTACAAAGTAGTGTTTGGGATTAGTGGTTTTGTAGATGAGATTGGCCTTGTGATTGATTTTGGTGATATAAAAGAGATTTGGAAAAAGGAAATTGAAATCTACCTTGATCATCGTTATCTAAATGAAACACTACCTAAAATGAATACAACTGCTGAAAATATGGTTGTTTGGATTTATGAAAAGATGATGGAGTCTTTAAATAAGAGATCTGAAGAATATAACGGAGTTAGAGTTGAAATTGTTCGCATATATGAAACACCTACGAGTTATGCAGAGGTAAGACGGGAGTGGATGGAAATTGAGTAA
- a CDS encoding copper resistance protein CopC, with amino-acid sequence MFYILQKVITLVSILFILMSQPIFAHSYLEDSKPKDGELVTEPLQQITLLFNTKIEQTSTIEVLNSNGEQINLGNFVIEEGEIWATFLNPLEKDTYKVIWNIVGADGHPINGEFSFSVDVTNEEQDQKKKEESDSQTEQEEVASEEVKEGTIQDEQKLPSFLIPVLIVVLATVGLGLLWWVVRRK; translated from the coding sequence GTGTTTTATATCTTACAAAAAGTAATTACGTTAGTATCGATTTTGTTTATTTTAATGTCACAACCAATATTTGCTCACAGCTATCTAGAAGACTCAAAACCTAAAGACGGTGAATTAGTCACTGAACCCCTGCAGCAAATAACTTTACTATTTAATACCAAAATTGAACAAACAAGCACGATTGAAGTGTTAAACTCAAATGGAGAACAAATTAATTTGGGTAATTTTGTAATTGAGGAAGGTGAAATCTGGGCTACCTTTTTGAACCCATTAGAAAAGGATACGTATAAGGTCATTTGGAATATAGTCGGAGCAGATGGACACCCGATAAATGGTGAGTTTTCTTTCTCAGTAGATGTAACTAATGAAGAGCAAGATCAGAAAAAAAAGGAAGAAAGTGATTCTCAGACAGAACAAGAAGAAGTAGCCAGTGAAGAAGTCAAAGAAGGAACTATACAAGATGAGCAGAAACTACCGTCATTCTTAATCCCAGTATTAATAGTTGTGTTAGCAACAGTTGGACTTGGTTTATTATGGTGGGTTGTAAGGAGGAAATAG
- the queE gene encoding 7-carboxy-7-deazaguanine synthase QueE translates to MSKVPVMEIFGPTIQGEGMVIGQKTMFVRTAGCDYSCSWCDSAFTWDGSGKEMIKQMEAEEIWDELKELGGEGFSFVTISGGNPALLKNLSFLIELLKSNNIKVGLETQGSKWQDWFLQIDELTLSPKPPSSGMVTDFEALGMIINKLTETGSTQNTSLKVVVFDDEDYNYAKKVHHRYPHIPFFLQVGNDDNKTSDNLKLVSQLLQKYEWLINKTMLDHELKDIKVLPQLHTYIWGNKRGV, encoded by the coding sequence TTGAGTAAAGTACCCGTTATGGAGATTTTTGGTCCGACGATTCAAGGAGAAGGAATGGTTATTGGTCAAAAGACAATGTTTGTGAGAACTGCTGGTTGTGATTATTCTTGCTCGTGGTGTGATTCTGCTTTTACTTGGGATGGATCTGGCAAAGAAATGATCAAGCAAATGGAAGCTGAAGAGATTTGGGATGAACTTAAAGAACTTGGTGGCGAAGGTTTTTCGTTTGTTACGATTTCAGGAGGAAATCCAGCACTATTAAAAAACTTAAGTTTCTTAATTGAACTACTAAAATCAAACAATATTAAAGTTGGTCTTGAAACACAGGGAAGTAAGTGGCAGGATTGGTTTTTGCAAATTGATGAATTAACACTTTCTCCTAAGCCACCTAGTTCTGGGATGGTAACGGATTTTGAAGCTCTTGGCATGATTATAAACAAACTAACTGAAACCGGGTCAACACAGAATACAAGTTTAAAAGTAGTTGTTTTTGATGATGAAGATTACAACTATGCGAAAAAAGTTCACCATCGTTATCCTCACATTCCTTTCTTCCTTCAGGTAGGTAATGATGATAATAAAACAAGTGATAACCTGAAGCTAGTATCACAGTTATTGCAAAAATATGAATGGTTGATTAATAAGACTATGCTAGATCATGAGTTAAAAGACATAAAAGTATTACCTCAACTTCATACCTATATTTGGGGAAATAAACGTGGGGTATAG
- a CDS encoding class I SAM-dependent methyltransferase, whose translation MNNQWNEFIYKFWSPIYDKFFNSGEFLRARKKIFQEENFGENQSILFVGVGTGADLELINHKELNITAIDYSSEMLEKAKVKFKDSSIDFLKMDAQDMSFKEHQFDVIVASLILSVVPDSDKCIKEMVRILKPEGQVIIFDKFSPKGKQLSLGKKLIRPFIKLLGTDIGLNFEALYEKNKESISVKEDTPIMFNGMYRKIVIKKINLTF comes from the coding sequence ATGAACAATCAATGGAATGAATTCATATATAAATTCTGGTCTCCTATATACGATAAGTTTTTTAATTCAGGAGAGTTCCTAAGAGCTCGGAAAAAGATATTTCAAGAGGAAAATTTTGGTGAAAATCAAAGCATACTATTTGTTGGTGTAGGAACTGGAGCAGACTTAGAACTAATCAATCATAAGGAATTAAATATCACAGCAATAGACTATTCTTCCGAAATGCTTGAAAAGGCAAAAGTTAAATTTAAAGATTCTTCAATAGATTTTTTAAAAATGGATGCTCAAGATATGAGTTTTAAAGAGCATCAATTTGATGTTATTGTAGCAAGCCTTATTTTATCGGTCGTACCTGATTCAGATAAATGTATCAAGGAAATGGTTCGAATTTTAAAACCAGAAGGTCAGGTAATCATTTTTGATAAATTTTCGCCAAAAGGGAAACAGCTTTCCCTAGGTAAGAAATTAATTAGACCGTTTATCAAACTATTAGGCACTGATATTGGATTAAACTTTGAAGCCTTGTATGAGAAAAACAAAGAATCTATATCTGTGAAAGAGGATACACCAATAATGTTTAATGGTATGTACAGAAAAATTGTAATAAAGAAGATAAATCTAACTTTCTAA
- a CDS encoding DsbA family protein, translated as MAKRKNSPFQIAVIITLVIFAALVALVVINNNNGSSNETSFDKQPPIEGQPILGDPDAPVTVVEFGDYKCPACKAWGESIFPQLINDYVDTGKVKFAYINVLFHGVESELGSLAAEAVYEQNPENYWTFHKELFNAQPPRENHDDLWITNEKLLEIASTIPGIDTQQLQKDIENQTTIEKVKLDSTLAEDFGVRFTPTIMVNGTMLEDPFDYEKIKSLIDQEFEGN; from the coding sequence ATGGCAAAAAGAAAAAATTCTCCCTTTCAAATAGCAGTTATTATCACACTCGTTATTTTTGCTGCATTGGTTGCTTTAGTAGTAATTAACAATAATAATGGTTCAAGTAATGAAACCTCATTTGATAAACAGCCGCCTATAGAGGGACAACCGATTTTAGGTGACCCTGATGCACCCGTAACGGTAGTGGAGTTTGGCGATTATAAATGCCCAGCATGTAAAGCTTGGGGAGAAAGTATTTTCCCTCAACTTATAAATGACTATGTAGATACAGGTAAAGTAAAGTTCGCTTATATCAATGTTTTATTCCACGGTGTAGAATCTGAATTAGGATCACTTGCTGCGGAAGCTGTATATGAACAAAACCCAGAAAATTACTGGACTTTTCATAAAGAATTATTTAACGCACAACCACCAAGAGAAAATCATGATGATTTATGGATTACTAATGAAAAATTATTAGAAATAGCAAGTACTATCCCTGGCATTGACACACAACAATTACAGAAAGACATAGAGAACCAAACGACAATAGAGAAGGTAAAATTAGACTCCACATTAGCAGAGGATTTCGGTGTAAGATTTACACCAACTATTATGGTAAATGGTACAATGCTTGAAGACCCATTTGACTATGAAAAGATTAAAAGTCTGATAGACCAAGAGTTTGAAGGAAACTAG
- a CDS encoding DUF420 domain-containing protein, with product MNYDGKQIGKKRNYKPFIIGTTILLNSVIFILAGIPGVENFTAFDPTILPLMNAIFNSFTFLFLVGALIAILKKNVQVHRRFIYAAFTTTALFLLTYTTYHFIAESTPYGGTGLMASLYYFILITHILLAAIIVPLALTSVARAWNMENERHKKIARWTMPLWLYVSLTGVIIYVMISPYY from the coding sequence ATGAATTATGATGGGAAACAAATAGGAAAGAAGAGAAATTACAAACCGTTTATTATTGGTACAACGATTTTGTTAAATAGTGTAATCTTTATTTTAGCGGGGATACCAGGAGTTGAGAATTTCACAGCTTTTGATCCTACTATTTTACCTTTAATGAATGCCATTTTTAATAGCTTCACATTTTTATTTCTTGTTGGAGCGCTTATTGCCATTTTAAAGAAAAATGTACAGGTGCACCGTCGCTTTATTTATGCAGCGTTTACAACGACAGCACTCTTTCTTCTCACCTACACAACGTATCATTTTATAGCTGAATCAACACCATACGGTGGTACAGGATTAATGGCATCTCTTTACTACTTTATCTTAATCACACATATTCTATTGGCAGCCATTATTGTTCCACTTGCATTAACCTCGGTTGCAAGAGCTTGGAATATGGAAAACGAGCGTCACAAAAAGATTGCTAGGTGGACAATGCCCTTATGGTTATATGTAAGCTTAACAGGAGTCATTATTTATGTGATGATTTCACCATATTATTAA
- a CDS encoding MarR family transcriptional regulator, with protein sequence MVKTHFPILFNLLRGLDKVMSSELTDLANKVGLTLAELNFIWTISCEGELTVSRISKLTLLDESTVTQVLTRLKKKKFITSFKKPDDNRFSYIKLTERGEEKIRLLINNEFTFLSFLQKKMESPKSKENINATLEFLKEVNLHYNGEEYVSWVYSLPEKIKET encoded by the coding sequence ATGGTTAAGACACATTTTCCTATATTATTTAACCTTTTACGTGGACTAGATAAGGTAATGTCTTCAGAATTAACCGATCTAGCTAACAAAGTGGGATTAACATTAGCTGAGTTGAATTTTATTTGGACAATTTCTTGTGAAGGTGAGCTAACCGTTTCAAGAATTTCTAAGTTAACCTTATTGGATGAATCTACCGTTACACAGGTCTTAACACGATTAAAGAAAAAGAAGTTTATTACTAGCTTTAAGAAACCAGATGATAACCGTTTTTCCTATATTAAATTAACCGAAAGAGGTGAAGAAAAAATAAGACTATTAATAAATAACGAATTTACGTTTTTATCGTTTCTGCAAAAAAAAATGGAGTCCCCAAAAAGTAAAGAGAACATCAATGCAACACTTGAGTTTTTAAAGGAAGTAAATCTACACTATAATGGAGAAGAATATGTAAGTTGGGTATATAGTCTACCTGAAAAAATAAAAGAGACTTAA
- a CDS encoding disulfide bond formation protein B, with product MGNIRQYSLYMAWVVSVIATLGSLYFSEIRGFIPCELCWYQRILMYPLTLLLGIGTFQNDPSVRKFVLPMAVIGWSISLFHYLEQKVPGFAPIKPCASGVPCSAEYINWLGFITIPFLALTAFTLIILFMLVLKNNK from the coding sequence ATGGGAAACATTAGACAATACTCTTTATATATGGCGTGGGTAGTATCCGTTATTGCTACGCTTGGAAGTCTGTACTTTAGTGAAATACGTGGATTTATACCGTGTGAGCTATGCTGGTATCAACGTATTTTGATGTATCCATTAACCTTACTACTTGGAATTGGAACATTTCAAAATGATCCATCTGTAAGAAAATTTGTCTTACCAATGGCGGTCATAGGATGGAGTATTTCTTTATTCCACTACCTTGAACAAAAGGTTCCAGGATTTGCGCCAATTAAGCCATGTGCCAGTGGTGTCCCTTGTAGTGCTGAGTATATAAACTGGCTTGGTTTTATCACGATTCCGTTCCTTGCATTAACGGCATTTACTTTAATCATCCTATTTATGTTGGTTTTAAAAAATAATAAGTAA
- a CDS encoding peptide-methionine (S)-S-oxide reductase, whose protein sequence is MEVVYLAGGCLWGVEAFVKTLPGVQFTEAGRANGTSHTLEGQYDGYAECVKTEFDPKVVSIRELMGYLFEIIDPYSLNKQGPDVGEKYRTGIYSEKAEHLEEAKAFLSERDDYERIVVEVLPLTNYVRSAEEHQDRLARCPDDSCHIPEEILSKYK, encoded by the coding sequence ATGGAAGTAGTATATTTAGCAGGTGGATGTTTATGGGGAGTAGAAGCTTTTGTAAAAACTTTACCTGGTGTACAGTTTACAGAAGCGGGAAGAGCGAATGGAACAAGTCATACACTTGAGGGTCAGTATGATGGTTACGCCGAATGCGTAAAAACAGAATTTGATCCGAAGGTTGTATCAATCAGGGAATTAATGGGTTATTTATTTGAAATCATTGATCCATACAGTTTGAATAAACAAGGACCGGATGTTGGTGAGAAATACAGAACAGGAATATATAGTGAAAAGGCTGAACACTTAGAAGAGGCGAAGGCATTTCTTAGTGAGAGAGATGATTATGAGCGTATCGTTGTTGAAGTATTACCTCTTACAAACTATGTGAGAAGTGCAGAAGAACATCAAGATAGGTTAGCTCGATGTCCAGATGATTCTTGTCATATTCCAGAAGAAATATTAAGTAAATATAAATAA